In Corticium candelabrum chromosome 1, ooCorCand1.1, whole genome shotgun sequence, the genomic stretch TATTGTCACTAATGTTGTTCTGTTGCTGTAACTAGTAACTATTCAAGCTGCTTTGTGCATTGAAGTACAACAGTGTTGTCTTGACAGACTTTTGTAgttatttttgtttacttggCAACATTTATGTAACAAAAATTCTCGTAAAGATTGCACACATGCTGTATACATATGTAACTAAAGTTTCTGCTCATCGTGTCAGTGTATGTGATTGTCACACAGTAAATATCAGTACTGGAGTATACCATGAACAAGATCAGCAATGAAACTGAGTAATTAAAGATGTGCttgcttttgtgtgtgtgtgtgtgtgtgtgtgtgtgtgtgtgtgtgtgtgtgtgtgtgtgtgtgtgtgtgtgtgtgtgtgtaaacttGGAAATTGAGAGCTGCTTTGTGTAGtcatatttcaattttttttcAAGTTTTGCAACTTGGAAGGTGTTTGTGTCACAGAAAGGGAGATCCAGCTGCAAGCCTTTCAATTCCTGCTACTGCTTCCAATGTTGTTGAAAATGATGACGATGGCAACGAAATGGAAGTTGAGTTGGAAGATAGCGATGAGAGAGCAAATGTAGTGGCCGAGTTGGAGGATGAGATCGACAAGCTCTACATGACTGGCTATGATGATGAAGAATTAGAAGGTCtgaattgtgttgttttggGTATGGGGAGGAGGTTAGTTAGGCAATGAGGGGTTCTACCAAAAGGGTGCAGGTAGAACACTAGCAGAGGCATAGGAAGCAAATGATGACCAGTCTAGTGCTCGCTAAAGGGCAGGGCAATGTAGCACCGATTATTAGGTAGACGTACTAAGTACTGCCATGAgtaacaatatattaattatttaattggctATATATGTACCCTTAAAATGGAAATTGGTGCCATTGAGTGTCTGGTGAAAGTGTATTTTTCTAAAAACCCATGGCCAGACTGGTCAGACTAGATGCTACACCCATGACTAGTACACAGCTCAAAGAGATCTACTACAAGAACAATGGGAAGTTGATGAGCAGATCAACAAGGTAGAGGTAATGCAAACACTCAGAGTGGGCAAAACAGTAAATTGACTAACTGattgacacacaaactatAAAAGACCCATTTTACGAAAACATCTTGCCAAGACCAATTGGATATCAGCTGGTTTCATGTTAGCCTGCACTGTGAAATGTGAGCTTCTTCTATGTTTCAGGTGTTAAAATGGATGGAGCGGGAATGGCAGGTCTGACATACTATGCTAGTAATGTTGATGATCCATATATCACACTGAAAGATGAAGCAAGTATAAGACACCTATAGTGTCGGTAGTTGTTGTCATTCTTTCATGCTTTTACAGGCAGACGAGGATGAGGATGAAAGTATAAGAATCAAACCTCAAGACAACATGATTGTTTGTGGAAAGGCAGATGGAGATATGAGCACATTGGATGTTTATGTATACGATGCAGATGAAgaccatttgtttgttcatcacAACGTTTTGCTTTCGGCATTTCCTCTTGCTGTAGAGTGGCTTGATTACGATCCTCACCCAGAAACTGGTCGTGGTATAGTAcaccttgtgtgtgtgtgtgtgtgtgtgtgtgtgtgtgtgtgtgtgtgtgtgtgtgtgtgtagatgcatgcatgcatgtgtgtttgtaaagCTTGATTTGATTCTGTGTTTGCTAGGTAACTATATTGCTGTTGGAACAATGGACCCATTCATTGAAGTGTGGGATTTAGATGTAATCAATGAGGTAGAGCCAGTGTTGGTTTTAGGAAGAAACTCAAAGAAGTCTAAGTCAAAGAAAAAGGTAGCATATAATTTGAAACTTTGtctaattaaaattaagttgttaattaaaaagtctGAGATAAACACATCATTACTTTTGTATTGTTCTCATTTGCATATGGAGTATACATAAACCTGTGCTGCATTTCATTCTGCTTGAGGTCTGAAAATGCTATTCAGTGTTGGAAAGCAAGGATTTGATGTTTCTCAAAACTTTAATTTACCTACTAAGGAATCAACAATCAAGGGAATCATAGATTTGATGATTTATGTTAAGATATAATTGCACATGTCGAAAAGTGGGACCAAATGGCTAGACCAAATGTGAAATTCAGCAGCTATGAAACTTTTCACGTTGGTCATACACTTAACTACATTAACTCTTACAGCGCAGTTTGAACGCATAGACAGAAAACAGCAGGTTGCAGTGTGAGTAGCCTAGAGAGCTTTAAAAACCTTTTTTAGTGGATCACAATTTGACACCATTAGCAACAGTATGGTACAGTGACtatgcacacaaacagcaatTTTGTAAAGTTTGTAGCTATGAAATTTTCTGTATATGGTGTTTTACTTGTACAAATAGCTGAAGGTACTACAATAGACgcacattaattattattggtCTAATGTTTTACTAGACTGTTCATGGCCACAGTGATGCTGTGATGAGTCTGGCATGGAACAAAACAATCAGGTTGATACCtattgttattgatatttTCATACCATATGCTGTCCTGTCATCACAATGGAATTTTGTCTTACAGAAACATTCTTGCAAGTGGGTCAGCTGATCAGACAATTCAGCTGTGGGATATGTCAAGGGGTGAGAGTGTTCATTCGATTGCACATCATACTGACAAAGTAAGATTCTGCGTGTACAATGCCCATTCTTGTTGTGAGTCACCCCAAAAAAGTTGGTCTCAATGGTTTTCTTTGAATCGCAAACATCTTTGAAGCTTAGATATGTACAACGGTGTTTTGTCTTATGCCTATACAAGTCCATGTTACATGCTGAAACCATTTAGAACGTAATGAGACTGTTTGACGCAATAAAATTCAAATTTGAATTACCGTATACAACAGAAATAGTAGATCATGGCATGGCCACAATGATGAACCATGAACGTTGTATAGTCTATATTGTACTAGTGTTTTCATCTGGCAGGTACAGTCACTTATGTGGCATCCATATGAAGCAAATAGTCTTCTGTCTGGATCAATGGACAAGTATGTTCATCAGTTCATTGCTATTTCTTTGACAGTTATTGGTTCTGACATTTAGAACAGCTAGAGTCTATGACTGTCGGAGTCCCGATGTAAGCAGATATAAGTCAAACAAAGCACCAGATAATATTGACTATAGTCTCATCTCCAGTCTAGTGTCAAATCTTGGTCATTTGAAGGAGAAGTAGAAAACGTTATATGGAATCACCTGGACCCTTATTACTTCTTGGTAGGTAGATCTACTATGAGACGTTACGATTACAGTCATAGCCACTACAGAGAATGTTTGGTGTTTGGTTTTGCAGGTCGGTACTGATAATGGTTTTGTTATGGGAGTAGATGCTCGAAGCGAATCATCGGTCTTTACCCTTCACGCTCACCAGTCGGCAGTGACAGGTCAGTAAGTATGTTGAGTTCAACAGCCATATAGTTGCAAATTACTTTACAAGTTACCTCTGTTAGAATGATGTATCCGATGGCAACACTAGAGGCTAggcttaacttaattaatattgaaatCTCTTCAGCTGCCCCATTAGTAAGGCCACCTGTGCCACAAATTAATTTTTCAGGCttcaattaatcaattaaggCAATTGTTTTAGGAGCACCTAACTAATTAGAGTCTTGCatcatacatgtgtgtgtgtgtgtgtgtgtgtgtgtgtgtgtgtgtgtgtgtgtgtgtagtaatGTAATAGTATCTGTTTCCCAATGCTGCTGGAAGGGGTTCTATAGAATTACTGGCACCATTCATGAGTGATAATTACTTTTAAGGATCTCATATTACTAAAAGGCGCCTTCTGGGTTGATAGATCTATTTATTTTAGGCCTCCTTTATTGTAATTGATGTTGTCTGTTTTTAATATAACCAAATGAGCAAAAACTCAAATGAGCAAAAACTCGTCATACTGAGAAACAACCAAAGCACAATGTTGGGGTCACTGTACTTAAAACAATGCCTATACCTAAACAACCTAAACCTGCATAAACAGTCAAGAACatgatgttaattaaatataaatgttGAAAATGGATTCTAAGTGCAGTCTATAAAAAGCCTTGCTTGGAGCAATTGGTGACCATATAACTTTCAGAAAGGATTTCAGTCTAAAGAAAGAGTGATAGTCAGTCTGTATCAGTGCACTAAATTTAGTGATGTTTCAGTACCAGTATGGTATGCCTTCACAATTCTATACTGAATTCAGGTGCACTGAATGTCTACTTTATTGTATTATACTATGGCCTGCAAGTAGGACACAAAAATACTGAGAACCAAattttcatttctttgttgcaGCACTCTGTCTTAGTAGTGAAATTCCTGGTTGTCTGTTGACTGCTTCCGAAGACAAGACTGTCAAAGTGTGGGACATCAAAGTGAGCAAAAGAAGACTCGATCTGCTTCAGTGAATCACTATTCTCTTGTGTAGGATTATAGACCGGCTCACATCTCCACAACCGACTTCAAACTCGTATGTACATTTATTTAGTAATGATTTCTTAGTTCATTACTTGTATTACTTTCCTTTCTGGTCAGGGTCCTGTTTTTTCTGCCGTTTTTTCACCTGACAATCCCCTAGTTATAGCTGCTGGAGGACAAAAGAATGGCCTGAAAGTCCGCAATCTTGCTGAGGCAGCTCAAGGTAAGTACATGTATGACCAACCAGTACTTACCTTGATAATTATATCAAATCTATGTCCAAGTTTGGAGACATTTTGAATCAAGAGAACGCGTCGTCCCTCTCAGTGCCATAGACGCACAGGATACAAAAAGGGTATACATTGCAATATTGTATCACTATCAACTTGTACAGCCTCATCTTAGTCCCTTTCTGCTGCTTTGATTTTGGAAGGTTTCCAATCCCAAGCCTCAGCCACCCACAGAATATCCTGACCAGTCACCACAACAGGAAATGAGAAGACAACTAATGACATCAACCTGGGCGTCGGCCACTGTCCCCcccaagaagaagaagaaatcaAAAAAGAGAACAAAACAGAAATAAGCGTGTTTACAGTTACAATACATCAGACAACATCCTAGTCATCATTACTAATCCTTCTACTCACAGCCACATCATCACTcatcttaatttaattaactcttACCTCTCACCTACTACTCTATCAACGCACGAAGCCACCATCATAACTCTTGGCTCTGGCGTTGGCACGGTAGAAAATCGTTGGTTTCTACCGGACACGCGTTGCCACTCCGCGCAAACAAAAGGATGACGTCTTGCGTAAATGAGGTGATAATTGAGGCGGAGCTGCAATTAGATAAGATGCTAATGCACGTGCAAACTAACAAATTCAGACCCGAATTTGTCAAGGGCTTACGCCACTCTTTGCTTATTCTATTTCGTAATACAGTTAGCTTTGTATCCGCGTTATGCAATTCAaacttattattattgttcGCCCGTCACACTCCGCACCATCCCCACACGCAACGGCCGCATGACCCTCTCATTCAACGCTAATCGCACTTTATCAACAGGGACTAGCGCATTCGCTACAACTCCCATGACGCGATTATCGAGAGTGGCCAACCAGAACTTAGCAACTGCTGTTGGGTAATCCCCGGACACGCCCCGCGAAACGCACAGTATCAACAACACTCGTGACCACATCTCATCATTTGCTTGCAAACGTTTGCAGGAGGAACCAGCCAACTTTTTCGACCTCTTCCTGCAATGAGCGACGTTCAGCAGAGCCTGCGGCGACGACGTGGCGTGAGCTTGAGCTTGGACATCAGAGGCAGCAGCACCTCCCTGCAGAGACGGGAATCGACCGCCAGCCTACCTATCATGGACAACTCCGACCACCGTTACCACGACCTGTCGCCCATCAGCGCCGTCGCTGCACGCCTCGGTGATATTGGTAACGCCATCGACAGCGAGCTGTCCGAGTCGTCACTCTCTTTGTCCTTGTCTTTCTCGACGTCGACTGAACGTCGTTCCTCGGTGGCTTCGTCCGTCGCGTCGACCCTCGTTCACAACTTCGGTAATCGTTTGAGGAGGCGTGTGCGCAACTTTCTGCGTCGTGTCGTCGGTCTGGTCGTCCCTACTGCGGCTGCGTTTGCAGTGGCAGCGATGTGATCACAGATATCGGACCTGATTACGACGACGTGCCCGTTCTTGCCTTGATAAACGACCGATGCGACAAAAGCCAGCACCCTTGTACAGCTGCACGCGCGTTCTCGAGTTCTGAACTTGTACACATTGTTTTAGAATAGTGATAGAATTGTCAGTAGGGTGTGAGGGTGACGAAATGCTAGTGTCACTGCTCTGTATGCAACTTTGCCCATTGTATTCAGGACTCATTGTAGAGTACCACAATATCGTATTGTAGTTCTAGGACAGAACGTTGTCTAACGATTGTATAGTGTACATAGAGGCCACTGATCTTTTGATTTTCTATGCTATTTATTCAGTAGATATGACAGCACTACTAGAGTTTCTATCTAGATCTTTGATGTATTTCTTTTCGAATAGAAGTGAATAATTACATATGCTCGTTTTGCCGCCAACATCAACTGTGGGAGCTTTGTTTGCGGTAGGACACGTCATTTTATTGCCAAACAGAGTCAATCGCAATGTGAGCGTCACGTGAAGCTGCACGTGAACAGTGAAGTTACCAGCTGGCAGAGAAGCCAGACCCTCCTGTTGTACAAACATTGTACGATACAAGCACTCTCTACAAGTGCGCAGACAGCGTGGGCTATCATTTCATTAGCAGCTAGTTGAGTGTAGTAACTTATGGACGAGAAGTCTAATGCAAATGACACGACTGTGTGGCACCGTGCCAATTGctcattacacacacacactgtacgtGTACCTCTGGGGATTCATTGACGTGCGTGTTGGAACACGTTGACACCAAACACTAAAACATCAGTTTCAGTTGGATCCTCTAGGAAAAATTCTGCGCctaataaaacaaacaatttccTCACCGATTAGACAAAGGTGCTATACTAAACAGACGATAAAAAAACTGCTTGGAAAGACGAACTGACCTCGTCTGGTTGctagatgatgatgatggtttgGAACTAAAATGGCGCGCTCTCCATTTCTCCTCAAGCTGACAGAACATGCCACCAGGAtgctagacagacaggacaTCCTATTTCAGTGCTTGTTAGCACCTCTTGTGTTTAACACTAGTACTACTGACATCCTTTGATTTGTTGCTTTTACTGAGAGGACGATTCGACGTCAGACGCAGCATCAAATTCTGCATCCGCTTTTCCTCTGGAAAATCAAGTTATACCGAGCTGCATCATCAGAGTTGAGGTTTGATTAACGAACAGGTTTACCAATCTCCCTTTGGTTATCCTGATTCCAACGTAGTGATTTGGATAAGTCCCAAGTCAAACATGGTCTTCCAACTTTCCTAAGAAAATCAATAGTAAGAGACCGATAATAATGTGCATTCATTACAAATACGTAAACAAACTTTTTCCTCTCTGATCCCAATTTAACACCCTAAGTACAAAGTACAATATTATGTTCAATCAGAGAAAGGACAATGAAGTCAATACTTGAAAGGGTGATCCTTCTCTTGACGAATGtaaaacaaatttctttcCCCTACTTCTATGTTTTGATTTTGCGGAAAAGACTAAATGAAATCATCACGTTTTTGTACCAGATTTTAAATCCAATTGTCATATTATAAGAGGACCATGTGGGGTTATGGATGCATCTTCTTCTGtctcgtcatcatcatcttcctcTTCTTGCCCGAGGTCAGTGTCTAGGTCATCAGTGTCTGAATTAGTCTCAACCAATTGACTGTAACCAGTCACTGCTACTCCTTGAGTTAGATTGGACAAAGAAGAGGATGCTCGCTCAATGGCTTCCTAattgacatgcagacagattgAAAACACAATTTGTTATGTATAGTAATATCCTATCATACATCAACTGTAAGCAGACAGCTGGCTTCTTCATCCTTACTGAAAACATTCACTGGCACTTCCctgacacacataaacaacagtGGAGTCCATATTATTAGAGTAAAGTCACAAACAGCAATCCTGGTTAGTATACTGACAATGAATTTGGCAGCACCGTGTccttgtgttgtatgtagataaGGTCACGATACTGAATGACAATATCCAATATAGAAGAAGAGTTGGCTAGAGATGAATTGCTTCTAGTAAGAGACGCATCTCCACATAAAACTTCATGATCTCGAAAGGAACAGCCCTACGTAATCAATGCCTCTACAGCTCTACAGACTAGGCAGGGTATAAGTAAAGACCTCATTTTGTTCCAAAGAGCCAAATCTAATGCACTTCGTTTCACAACAAGGATACTTTCCTGTTGCACTCAAAGGTTCAAAAGATGAAGGCTGTGGGTGATATGCACAACGTGAAAAGTAGGCACATTGAAAGGTCTGACCACATCGAACACAATGGAGAGCGTTAATCAAAGACCAAATCCTAAATCACAACAGTAAACACCAACACCTGACAATGACATATCAGTTTACCACACACTTCCAGTATATCTGTCTCCATGTCTGCCCCTGGGCACATAAACCAACCAAGTAGTTGTTCACATCCCAACTAGGGTCTCTGAAACATCAAGTTTCTAGTACATATGCACGACATCTATTTGGTCAAAATCTATCTTAAACCAGTATGTTACACTGATTACACTATTAGTCTGATGTGACCATGCACTCAATTAACTGTATTCAGCACTCTTGTAAGTTTACTTGTCATTCAGCATGTGACTAATTCAAGAGTGACTCCTTCAAATCTCCCTCTGCAGTGTTATCTAAAATCAGTCTCTACATTTCAAAATTTGTTTAGATGTCTCTGCCCCATGCAGTATCTGGTCAAGTAACATCTTGCAGCTTACTGTTAGGTGACAAGTCCTAATAAGGTCAAACCATAGCTTTTGTGATTCATAAACTGGCCATGAGCATGAACAACTGGGGAACACGTTAGAAAGATAAAAATGCTGTGGTGAGACAAAAATGTATTGCTAGACTATGCTTAAGGCCACATAATAACACCTTCTAGTCTACTGTGAATCCTACTAAACAAGCAAATGGTTTAGACAATTACTCCCACTGCCCATCCATCCAGCTGTCAATTACCTACATAGGAGGCAGATGGCATGggtgtacagtatacagtacCTACACATGATAGCTGTAGAACCACCATGAGAAGACAATTAATTACACACTCATCACTTGTGGTCTCGTCCTAAGTGCTGTAATCCCATCAAATCTCACCTGCTGTGATTGTACATAATCTCTCCTCTATATCCTATTGTCATGCTGTCACATTAACAAGACATCAGTCAAACTCTTCACTATGACAAAAGATGACCAATCATCTACCTGGAGGGTACACACTTGAGTTTCCACTGTAGTTCATGTGTCATAAGTTTGCAGCAATGAGAACAACGAAAAAGAGTGCTGGCATTAGCTGGTGATTGAGATGAGCTGTGGCTAAGATCAAACAGCTCTTGCACTTTCTTGAAGTAAAGTTTGCTGAAAAGGCAGAACATGGTGTACTAACAGAATGGCAATATAATGATGGTGTCAACCTTTTAAATCTGTCCCGTTTGTCTCTAAATTCTTCTATTTCTTTGTGATCAAATAGCTTTGCAATTCTAGTAAAAAAGTCTCAGTAAAACAACGTTGTGACAAGTACATTCTACACTGTGATCAAATAGCTTTGCAATTCTAGTAAAAAAGTCTCAGTAAAACAACGTTGTGACAAGTACATTCTACACTGTGATCAAATAGCTTTGCAATTCTAGTAAAAAAGTCTTAGCAAAACAACGTTGTGACAAGTACATTCTACACTGCAACAAATTTAAAACTTAATATTTGATAAATGTGTAATACTaagctacaatacaataattattgtaaagcTCTCCACTATATCACTAAATATCAATAAGAAAttaacacaaaacaaataacTGTCACCAAGGTCAACTGCAACATTACCACTGGCAAAGAAGATTCAACCCATTCTCTTGTCCCAAGAGACTATGTGCCAGAAAACAGATTTTACCTGTCTGAATAAACAATTAGCCTTAGTTGACTTGCTCAGAAAAGAGGAAAGCATCTTAAAAGAGTGCACGAGCTCAGCACTTAATGAACTAAGTCTCCCTAAATACAACCAGTAAATCTGGTCTGCTCTTAAGCATTGATATACCTAGATACCTGCTTGATCCCATTTTGTTCAAGTTATCTAGTACCATATGCATACTAAACCCAAACTGGATGGTACTTAGCTTGTTTGATAGAATGTGATTTCGATCTGATCAATCTAGAGAACATCCCactgtacttaattaaatgaaataTTTCCCCTTTATGTGTCATATGATCAATTGGTTTAAGAAAAATGGATGTCTTAATCTGCATCTTTATCAATCTGCAAAATTATCAATGAAGCTTTGCTAAGTTGGAAAAACAGAGGACAACAGTAGCTTACCATAGACAATAACAACACTCCATTTCCTCAAACAGAACCTGTCTTTATAAGGTTATGTGAGAACACTACAAGCAGGTTGGTCTATGACAATCTACTTTTCAACATCTCCCAACATATGGGTGTGTGGACAGTTAGAGATGTCCTCTTCAGATGACAAAcatttttatatatacataatattCATTTGCAAGAAAATATATATAACTATTATGGTTTTACCCAACAATTGTACAAAAATAATATGTCAAGTTTAACTCCATCCATGAATGGCAACTGGTATGCCCtgcagatttatgaaaatTGTGTGCAAGATATTAGAATACCACTACATGTGTTGTGGTAGCTCATTTCAATAGGACACTAAATTTGACAGGATCTGATACACCATGCTAACCCATAACCTCAAGCAAACGAGAAACTACTCCACTGTGTGTCTACTTGACACCTATAAATCACAGTTTCTCAGAATTAGTAAAAGTTGAAACAGATttacacacacggcacacacacacatgcgcacacacacatgcgcacacacacacacacacacacacacacacacacacacacacacacacacacaccataatTTCAATACACAACAATGTGGTACTGTAGCCGAGAAGGAAAGAGCAACCAAAAAACAATACACTCAACGGTGTAAATTAACACAAAGCACCTGTCTAGCAGTTCATCAGCTATGCAATTCATATTGGAAGGCGCTGCGACAACTGTTGAAATATTGTCGTGTATATAGTTAATGCATTGCTCCACCTGTGGCAAGTAGCCATTTCAAATGACATTGCACACCAGCATCAAAAAATCTTACCAGAGGCTCCATTAGCAAGTAATTAGATGAAACCAGTAAGGAAACAACAATATGTGACTCTAACCAGAGCAACAAAATTCACAGTTAACAAATAGTTGGCACAGTACACTCATCACGAAAGACATTAAGTCTAACACATTAACACCCCTACTGTTTAGAGCTTTCAGAATCTAGACACTGGGCCACATCAATGAAGGTATACTAAGCGACTACAGAACATATGAAATAGCAGATACTATACAAACCCCACAAAATGGTCAAGCTTGagtatcaattaattaaacttagaTGTACATAGAAGATGTCAACAAGCCTGTTCATATTTCTCATAAGTTGACTCAATCTCCACTAATAGAGACCAAGTAAATACTAATTTCCTTAGAAATTACAGTAACATTGTGTACTACAACACTGTCCCattacacacgcatgcacgcacgcacgcatgcatgcacgcgcgtgcgcgcgcacacacacacacacacacatgcatgcatgcacgcgcgcgcgcgcacacacacacacacacacacacacacacacacacactcttgTTTGCATACAGTAGTTAATCACTTATCAGATCTACACTCTCGTAGCAAGAGTTTGCTAAATTTTCAAATGTTCTTGCTGACAATGTCTGCTTCTATAAGTGATTTGGACAACTGACTCCCTAAACCTACAGTTgatgttcatcaactaaaggACTTACTGGCTATAATACAAAACCTATACTTTCAAGTATTAAACTTGAAAAACATTCGTAAACTCTTGTTGGCCAGCAAGTCTCTTGTTGGCAAACAAGATAAAAGTGGAACAATGAAGACATTTAATGGCAAACCACTAGTAAACTCTCCTCCCCTTAGAATCCATAAAAGACTCAGTGCTTTATCAGCAAACTTGTCTGTTCCATGTAACATTGGCATGTAATCAAGTACCATTCAAGTCTAGATTATGGTGTAATGCCCCCCCCCCCTGCCTCTTATTCATTTCCAGCTGGTGTGCCAATAACTCGATTGGAGAACAGTCAACCACAAGATATACGAATCCAGACTCAGACTTATCAGGTGACCTGCTGAGTATGACTTGACCACAGTTCGATCCCAAATAAGCTCATACAAAACAACTCAATTACAAACAAGCCAGTAGCATATAAAAAGAAAAATGTCACCACTAGAGAAACATAACCACAATGTGTGGATACACAATTTGCAGAACCTCTGCTTTCAAAGCTAAAATTCTGCACTCACATATACATTTGGTCACAGACCAAAAAGATATAGTGACAGAGTCAATCACATATGACACTAAACACTGCTACCCCCAGCTGATTGACATACCAATTTTTGGTTGCTGTATTTGCACTCCTTTGTCATCGGGCATGCCTCGTTTGACGTAAGACATCAACCATTGAAATATGCTAACATCACAGTGTACAGAGATATCAAACAGTTTGCCTAGGTGTGCCTCGTCTGACAAGCGCTCAGTAAAGAACGGCATTTCGTGCATCAGAAGGTCACGAGGACACATAAAGTCTCTCTGAACTTCAAACAAACTAGAAATCAAATCAGCAGACGTATATAACAGAAGGCGCACTGAATACTTTTCTTTGCCTCGTCACACACATGAATCACCATCACTAAGTTTTCACCACTGGACTTGGTCGGTTTCCTAATACAACATCATACAGTCAGAATAGGAACACCACATCAACGCCATATGATAACAGCAAAGTATATCACCACACTACTTTTAAATAGAAACTAAAAAGCACCAAGATCAGTGTGAACCAGTCTTTTTGTCATGCTgtcaacaaaatttacaaaattccCACTGAGAATATGTCTTTCAgcacaacttaattaatcatttgcCTTTAAGCATCCATGCAGTAAGCCATGATCCTACCGATTATGTCTAGCAGCATGTACGTTCACATTTCACAGCTAAGAGCATAAGATCATCATTACAGCATAAAGTAAGAGTGCAAATCAATCACAATTGCACATCAAGCAAGTCAAAGCATCTCATAGACAACAACTCTTGCTTTGCAGCAACAAGAAGAACACCACCGCACGTCACAAACACTAATTTTAGACTAAAGCTAATTTGTAGCattttgtattattaatacTTTTACTAGCTAGAGAAAGTTCAGACCACAAAAACTTGCTAATGTCACAACATACAGTAATTTGTAAATTCATTACAATGTATTTGCCTGAATGCCCATGTTCAACAATCCAGCCG encodes the following:
- the LOC134178042 gene encoding SANT and BTB domain regulator of class switch recombination-like isoform X1; amino-acid sequence: MSRSSSGVRPVPPTSRLVTLDLMLRTFMNSVEFTRMEPKNWDAVARLVPGTTARECAKRWKELLLSGLAPQGAEGLTAQGRPFSTQSQTQHLSKFVKSMLQDSRKGNSSTTSESTTNTKTEVTRNRLSLSQKAVTSELRSESSNSLMALSSPPSSSETKKPTKSSGENLVMVIHVCDEAKKIQRDFMCPRDLLMHEMPFFTERLSDEAHLGKLFDISVHCDVSIFQWLMSYVKRGMPDDKGVQIQQPKIESHIVVSLLVSSNYLLMEPLVEQCINYIHDNISTVVAAPSNMNCIADELLDRIAKLFDHKEIEEFRDKRDRFKSKLYFKKVQELFDLSHSSSQSPANASTLFRCSHCCKLMTHELQWKLKCVPSSMTIGYRGEIMYNHSRDPSWDVNNYLVGLCAQGQTWRQIYWKIWSLINALHCVRCGQTFQCAYFSRCAYHPQPSSFEPLSATGKYPCCETKCIRFGSLEQNEGCSFRDHEVLCGDASLTRSNSSLANSSSILDIVIQYRDLIYIQHKDTVLPNSLEVPVNVFSKDEEASCLLTVDEAIERASSSLSNLTQGVAVTGYSQLVETNSDTDDLDTDLGQEEEDDDDETEEDASITPHVFSAKSKHRSRGKKFVLHSSREGSPFQGVKLGSERKKKVGRPCLTWDLSKSLRWNQDNQREIEEKRMQNLMLRLTSNRPLSKSNKSKDHPGGMFCQLEEKWRARHFSSKPSSSSSNQTRRRIFPRGSN
- the LOC134178042 gene encoding SANT and BTB domain regulator of class switch recombination-like isoform X2, coding for MSRSSSGVRPVPPTSRLVTLDLMLRTFMNSVEFTRMEPKNWDAVARLVPGTTARECAKRWKELLLSGLAPQGAEGLTAQGRPFSTQSQTQHLSKFVKSMLQDSRKGNSSTTSESTTNTKTEVTRKLSLSQKAVTSELRSESSNSLMALSSPPSSSETKKPTKSSGENLVMVIHVCDEAKKIQRDFMCPRDLLMHEMPFFTERLSDEAHLGKLFDISVHCDVSIFQWLMSYVKRGMPDDKGVQIQQPKIESHIVVSLLVSSNYLLMEPLVEQCINYIHDNISTVVAAPSNMNCIADELLDRIAKLFDHKEIEEFRDKRDRFKSKLYFKKVQELFDLSHSSSQSPANASTLFRCSHCCKLMTHELQWKLKCVPSSMTIGYRGEIMYNHSRDPSWDVNNYLVGLCAQGQTWRQIYWKIWSLINALHCVRCGQTFQCAYFSRCAYHPQPSSFEPLSATGKYPCCETKCIRFGSLEQNEGCSFRDHEVLCGDASLTRSNSSLANSSSILDIVIQYRDLIYIQHKDTVLPNSLEVPVNVFSKDEEASCLLTVDEAIERASSSLSNLTQGVAVTGYSQLVETNSDTDDLDTDLGQEEEDDDDETEEDASITPHVFSAKSKHRSRGKKFVLHSSREGSPFQGVKLGSERKKKVGRPCLTWDLSKSLRWNQDNQREIEEKRMQNLMLRLTSNRPLSKSNKSKDHPGGMFCQLEEKWRARHFSSKPSSSSSNQTRRRIFPRGSN